A stretch of Salarias fasciatus chromosome 23, fSalaFa1.1, whole genome shotgun sequence DNA encodes these proteins:
- the ak4 gene encoding adenylate kinase 4, mitochondrial gives MAKFFRAAIMGPPGSGKGTISKRIAQSFGLQYLSSGHFLREGIAAKTEAGLLVGSYVERGMLVPDLVMNRLMLPRLEQLSGHSWLLDGFPRTLAQAVALNNLYQLDLVISLNIPYETLRERLSDRWIHPASGRVYNMGFNPPREQGKDDITGESLIQHDDDKPEALMARLRHYKDVAKPVIDLYKSQGILYSFSGTDTDRIWPYINTLLSTKMLIEPSDTCQTQTP, from the exons ATGGCGAAGTTTTTCCGAGCTGCTATCATGGGTCCACCAGGATCAGGGAAAGGCACAATATCAAAGAGGATTGCACAGAGCTTTGGCCTGCAGTATCTGTCCAGTGGACACTTTCTACGGGAGGGTATAGCTGCAAAGACAG AGGCAGGGCTGTTGGTGGGGTCCTATGTCGAGAGGGGCATGCTAGTGCCCGACCTTGTGATGAACAGACTGATGCTGCCCAGGCTGGAACAGCTAAGTGGCCACAGCTGGCTGCTGGATG GCTTTCCTCGAACACTGGCACAGGCTGTGGCTCTGAACAATTTGTATCAGCTTGACTTGGTCATCAGCCTGAACATCCCCTATGAGACTTTGAGGGAGAGACTGAGTGATCGCTGGATTCATCCAGCCAGCGGGAGGGTCTACAACATGGGCTTCAACCCACCACGAGAGCAG GGTAAAGATGATATAACCGGTGAATCTCTGATTCAGCATGATGACGACAAACCTGAAGCTCTGATGGCCCGACTGAGACACTACAAAGATGTGGCAAAGCCCGTCATAGACCTATACAA GTCACAAGGAATACTGTACTCATTCTCGGGCACAGACACAGACCGGATTTGGCCTTATATCAACACCCTCCTCAGCACCAAGATGCTCATAGAGCCATCAGATACCTGCCAGACTCAGACACCCTGA